In Persephonella hydrogeniphila, the following are encoded in one genomic region:
- a CDS encoding TonB-dependent receptor plug domain-containing protein, translating into MGKHKVLSWITAVLLIVGVAKSENILSLMKKYEEESDLSKKTKVESLGHLVTFTRKDLELMHAYTLADVLKLVPLNNFLPNKYGVESLINPGSPLSISLVYRLYIDDHEVSSIHTYSPFLTYDRYPLDNIDHIEIYYSAGAIAVSNEPSQMIIKMYTKLPRRENASKVRVSLGTDKSYGLNFFSAKRINDYSCYLISFSKSYFRFPKPYINGNHISRNQSRKDLFIKYRYFDTRVEFSASDVDRDGFAGRSLDESPEHISIDSLDSYIVLTQKFDNSVKLTASYDYQNRKYDEENKASDGGTLVPDRYDPLNPPVSFTEDLNFHKFSFSLDKKINKEKNSLFMGTFLRYYIQDVTDNKYRTTTGEFDLKGDMFRVKHFYIWSFYAEDSFNINDKNLIIAGLRYDKFKFYGQKSKNRLNGRAGLISFVNRNFMLKGFLSHYHVLPSMIMIESSVNKRLSPMPSTVFTGEAKYTFGKNSIRLFYEYYRVKNIISYDQTKGGMVNTGKSGNFHGYGFFFRREIGDYTNVELNYWITDVGKDKYSPERGGYLRIGGDFDRFQIYSDIVYRGSYKPYGRYVRESFDLKTAVSVTLPRDWYLKITGENLLNKGEKIALRNGVFSINYRKITVTVEKVF; encoded by the coding sequence ATGGGAAAACATAAAGTACTAAGCTGGATTACAGCAGTCTTATTGATAGTAGGAGTTGCAAAATCAGAAAACATATTGTCACTGATGAAGAAGTATGAGGAGGAGTCTGACCTATCGAAAAAAACTAAGGTGGAAAGTCTCGGACATCTTGTCACATTTACACGAAAAGATCTGGAGCTGATGCATGCGTATACACTGGCAGATGTCCTGAAGCTTGTCCCTTTAAACAACTTTCTACCTAACAAATACGGAGTAGAATCTCTTATAAATCCCGGAAGCCCTCTATCTATATCCCTCGTGTACAGACTTTATATAGATGATCATGAAGTCAGTTCTATACATACATACAGCCCGTTTCTGACATACGACAGATACCCTCTGGATAATATCGACCATATAGAGATTTACTACTCTGCAGGTGCTATAGCCGTATCAAATGAACCTTCACAGATGATTATAAAGATGTACACCAAACTTCCCAGAAGGGAAAACGCTTCAAAAGTAAGGGTAAGCTTAGGTACAGATAAGTCTTACGGTCTGAACTTCTTCTCAGCAAAAAGGATCAACGATTACTCCTGTTATCTGATAAGTTTTTCAAAATCTTACTTTAGATTTCCAAAGCCTTATATAAATGGAAATCATATAAGCAGAAATCAGAGTAGAAAAGATCTTTTTATAAAGTACAGATACTTTGATACCAGAGTAGAGTTTTCTGCTTCAGATGTAGATAGAGATGGTTTTGCAGGACGCTCATTAGACGAATCTCCTGAACATATATCTATAGATTCTCTGGACAGCTATATAGTTCTGACACAAAAATTCGATAACTCTGTTAAACTAACAGCTTCTTATGATTATCAGAATAGAAAATACGACGAAGAAAATAAAGCCTCCGACGGAGGCACACTCGTTCCAGATAGATACGATCCTTTAAATCCTCCTGTATCCTTTACTGAAGATCTAAATTTTCACAAATTTTCATTCTCGCTGGATAAAAAGATAAACAAAGAAAAAAACAGTTTGTTTATGGGAACTTTTTTGCGTTATTACATTCAGGACGTTACCGATAATAAGTACAGGACTACAACAGGGGAATTCGATTTGAAAGGTGATATGTTTAGAGTTAAACATTTTTATATATGGTCATTTTATGCTGAAGACAGTTTCAATATAAATGACAAAAACCTGATAATAGCAGGTCTCAGATACGATAAGTTCAAATTTTACGGTCAGAAATCTAAAAACAGACTTAACGGACGTGCAGGTCTGATATCTTTTGTTAACCGGAACTTTATGTTGAAAGGATTCTTATCACACTATCATGTACTACCTTCAATGATAATGATAGAAAGCTCAGTAAACAAAAGACTGAGCCCTATGCCTTCAACAGTTTTTACCGGAGAGGCAAAATACACCTTTGGGAAAAACTCAATAAGACTGTTTTACGAGTATTACAGAGTAAAAAATATAATCTCTTATGACCAGACAAAAGGGGGAATGGTAAATACAGGTAAATCAGGAAATTTCCATGGCTATGGATTTTTCTTTAGGAGGGAGATAGGAGATTACACAAATGTTGAGCTTAATTACTGGATAACAGATGTTGGAAAGGACAAATACTCTCCTGAAAGGGGAGGATACCTCAGGATTGGAGGAGATTTTGACAGATTTCAGATCTATTCAGATATTGTATACAGGGGCTCTTATAAACCGTACGGTAGATATGTAAGGGAATCTTTTGATCTTAAAACAGCAGTTAGCGTCACCCTTCCAAGAGACTGGTATCTAAAGATAACAGGTGAAAATCTTCTGAATAAAGGAGAAAAAATAGCACTGAGAAATGGAGTGTTCAGTATTAATTATAGAAAAATTACCGTTACAGTAGAGAAGGTGTTTTGA